A DNA window from Drosophila pseudoobscura strain MV-25-SWS-2005 chromosome 2, UCI_Dpse_MV25, whole genome shotgun sequence contains the following coding sequences:
- the Kots gene encoding uncharacterized protein Kots, protein MNTVSADIYCAVCGTSSVFLCERCQEPYCSRECQNADWRRHKFYCIPMPVLVPNKYAQGLQEHPLVSPKIENPSNNKEAAFVSKPVKSIESASSVDSLTTAIVKEKKELSSVWRETFLPPQNDFFECRVTYMKSDGVLCVVDVANIELMERFNENMQRVKPKLSRAKCVEEDSLVVVQGEKKLHRGQVLSMDRKSETAQIYLIDHGSVVTSSVQEIYDPVSRIADKKAFAIQVKLLSNTGVQTNKHLTLRLLGPKTQEGIYSVQLKPKMTIPLNLPIELLQMSPEVTVARILEGCLQRDEKPAALLQISTINQINDAMDDKLNGKPDEQQPISLSQLDTCTTIFLAAYTKQGYRRAFLLDLIDAPPKRTFLVYEMDEGRISITTDVRRIPSELLGHPIQTFAMKLNDEMQQPPLEQLVEDNGPDFTVKLRLKSIQGQEKVRKASAALLSKGKQLGEVELTTFMGDVSCLGHKYWRETIKNGTMVRITYNVGYKQVFISSMETLKYASLFKRMEKKCKPFEQSDQITIGSIVLVASPKLGYFRGEISGEANDLFHVYNIDTGETHQVEAQFLRMSCRFLRDMPVSLSCVKLKSVCDIPECAVNPINAGCQLMKEIITDNVQFRVEFVGSSTEVVDLYFCSGEQTSLTLRMLPLMFKPVSMYSLEVAASDPAPASAPAPAAAAVSASAAIPEGLKDKTTPPAASETVEDLPPLPPSPPVSPAIETKGAETLERFYYKDVPKILIPLGKRVNAFLLNGSGLHQTGAITACHFKDVTEAESYQKLFYLVDSLGKCSYPDLIDYVPCIDEMVLAVFSEDNNWYRGVCEEILGDKARIFFCDYGNHELVSMKKLKPLSSNLMQGINATKCYIEGFDNSEKFSLWEKHIKTEFNILCNVEEGPDSYSRTLTILDLDKIVSQNTS, encoded by the exons ATGAATACCGTTTCTGCTGATATATATTGTGCAGTTTGCGGCACTTCCAGTGTATTTTTGTGCGAGCGATGCCAGGAGCCGTATTGCAGCAGAGAATGTCAAAACGCGGATTGGCGACGCCACAAATTTTACTGCATCCCCATGCC TGTGTTGGTGCCGAACAAATATGCGCAGGGCTTGCAAGAACATCCACTGGTCAGTCCGAAGATTGAGAATCCATCAAATAATAAAGAAGCGGCGTTCGTCTCCAAGCCAGTCAAGAGCATAGAATCGGCGTCATCCGTGGACTCTCTGACTACCGCCATAGTGAAAGAGAAAAAGGAACTGTCTTCTGTGTGGCGTGAGACATTTCTGCCGCCGCAAAACGACTTCTTCGAGTGCCGTGTGACGTACATGAAGTCTGACGGCGTCCTCTGCGTGGTGGATGTGGCCAATATTGAGCTCATGGAGCGTTTCAACGAGAACATGCAGCGCGTCAAGCCAAAGCTTTCCCGAGCAAAATGTGTTGAGGAGGACTCGCTGGTTGTGGTCCAAGGCGAAAAAAAACTCCATCGGGGACAGGTGCTCTCTATGGACCGGAAGTCTGAGACTGCGCAGATTTATCTGATAGATCATGGGTCCGTGGTCACTTCTTCTGTGCAGGAAATCTACGATCCGGTTTCTCGCATCGCAGATAAAAAAGCGTTTGCGATTCAGGTGAAGCTGCTGTCGAACACGGGCGTGCAGACCAACAAGCATCTAACGCTGCGCTTACTGGGCCCCAAAACCCAGGAAGGCATCTACTCTGTTCAGCTGAAGCCCAAAATGACGATTCCGCTCAATTTGCCGATTGAGCTGCTGCAGATGAGCCCGGAGGTGACTGTGGCCAGGATCCTTGAAGGTTGTCTGCAGCGCGACGAGAAGCCAGCTGCCCTGCTCCAAATATCAACGATCAACCAGATCAATGACGCCATGGATGACAAACTGAACGGCAAACCAGACGAGCAGCAGCCAATCTCTCTCAGCCAATTAGACACGTGCACAACAATATTTCTGGCCGCTTACACCAAGCAGGGCTACCGACGTGCTTTTCTGCTAGACTTGATTGACGCGCCGCCCAAGCGTACTTTCCTGGTGTACGAGATGGACGAGGGTCGCATCTCCATTACCACTGACGTGCGCCGCATTCCCAGCGAGCTGCTTGGTCATCCCATTCAGACATTTGCCATGAAGCTGAACGACGAAATGCAACAGCCGCCGCTGGAGCAACTGGTGGAGGACAATGGTCCCGATTTTACTGTCAAACTACGCCTGAAGAGCATCCAAGGCCAGGAAAAGGTGCGGAAGGCCAGTGCCGCCTTGCTGTCCAAAGGAAAGCAGCTGGGCGAAGTGGAGCTGACAACGTTCATGGGTGATGTGTCCTGTTTGGGCCACAAGTACTGGCGTGAGACGATTAAGAACGGCACCATGGTTCGCATAACCTACAATGTCGGCTACAAGCAAGTCTTCATCAGCTCCATGGAGACCCTGAAATATGCAAGCCTCTTTAAGCGCATGGAAAAGAAGTGCAAACCCTTCGAGCAGTCGGACCAGATCACGATTGGCTCCATTGTGCTTGTGGCGAGTCCCAAACTGGGATACTTCCGTGGCGAG ATATCTGGTGAGGCGAACGACCTCTTCCATGTGTACAACATTGATACGGGCGAAACACACCAGGTGGAAGCGCAGTTCCTGCGCATGTCCTGTCGATTTCTGCGCGACATGCCCGTAAGCCTGTCGTGCGTCAAACTAAAGTCAGTGTGCGATATTCCGGAATGTGCAGTGAACCCAATCAATGCAGGGTGTCAACTGATGAAGGAGATCATTACCGATAACGTTCAATTTCGCGTCGAGTTTGTTGGCTCAAGCACTGAAGTCGTGGACTTGTATTTTTGCTCGGGCGAGCAGACTTCGCTGACTCTTCGAATGCTGCCGCTGATGTTTAAGCCCGTTTCGATGTACTCCCTGGAAGTAGCTGCTTCAGAtccagctcctgcttctgctcctgcaccggctgcggctgcggttTCTGCTTCAGCAGCTATACCAGAAGGACTCAAGGACAAGACGACGCCTCCAGCTGCGTCAGAAACGGTTGAAGACCTTCCACCTTTGCCGCCATCGCCCCCAGTTTCCCCCGCAATCGAGACTAAAGGGGCAGAAACACTCGAACGTTTCTATTACAAAGACGTGCCAAAGATTCTTATTCCACTGGGCAAACGCGTCAATGCGTTCCTCCTGAATGGATCGGGACTCCATCAGACTGGTGCTATCACCGCCTGTCACTTTAAAGACGTGACTGAGGCCGAAAGCTATcagaaattgttttatttagtTGATAGCCTTGGAAAGTGTTCGTACCCAGACCTTATCGACTATGTGCCTTG TATTGACGAAATGGTCCTGGCCGTGTTCAGCGAGGATAATAATTGGTATCGCGGCGTTTGTGAGGAGATCCTCGGCGATAAGGCTCGCATTTTCTTCTGTGACTATGGCAACCACGAGCTGGTTTCTATGAAAAAACTCAAGCCCCTGAGCTCCAATTTGATGCAGGGCATAAATGCGACCAAGTGCTACATTGAGG GTTTCGACAACTCGGAAAAGTTCAGTCTTTGGGAGAAGCATATTAAGACGGAATTTAATATTCTGTGCAACGTCGAGGAAGGCCCCGACTCCTACTCGCGTACCCTTACCATACTCGATCTGGACAAGATCGTGTCCCAAAACACTTCTTAA
- the rdx gene encoding protein roadkill isoform X2: MDLIQEPRLPVNECQASQTARVTSNLHASSSTMAVSRVPSPPLPEVNTPVAENWCYTQVKVVKFSYMWTINNFSFCREEMGEVLKSSTFSAGANDKLKWCLRVNPKGLDEESKDYLSLYLLLVSCNKSEVRAKFKFSILNAKREETKAMESQRAYRFVQGKDWGFKKFIRRDFLLDEANGLLPEDKLTIFCEVSVVADSVNISGQSNIVQFKVPECKLSEDLGNLFDNEKFSDVTLSVGGREFQAHKAILAARSDVFAAMFEHEMEERKLNRVAITDVDHEVLKEMLRFIYTGKAPNLEKMADDLLAAADKYALEKLKVMCEEALCVNLSVETAAETLILADLHSADQLKAQTIDFINTHATDVMETSGWQNMITTHSHLIAEAFRALATQQIPPIGPPRKRVKMS, translated from the exons ATGGATCTAATACAAGAGCCAAG ATTGCCGGTGAACGAATGTCAGGCAAGCCAAACAGCTAGAGTAACCTCGAACCTGCACGCATCCAGTAGCACGATGGCGGTCAGCCGTGTACCCTCGCCGCCCTTGCCGGAAGTTAATACGCCAGTCGCCGAGAACTGGTGTTATACGCAG GTTAAAGTGGTTAAATTTAGTTATATGTGGACCATAAATAACTTTAGTTTTTGTCGGGAAGAGATGGGTGAGGTACTCAAATCGTCCACATTCTCAGCCGGTGCTAATGACAAACTGAAATG GTGTTTACGGGTTAATCCAAAGGGCCTCGACGAGGAGAGCAAGGATTACTTATCATTATATTTACTATTAGTTTCGTGTAATAAATCAGAAGTCAGAGCCAAGTTCAAATTTTCCATACTGAACGCCAAGCGTGAGGAGACCAAAGCCATGGAATCCCAAAG AGCTTACCGTTTTGTGCAGGGCAAAGATTGGGGCTTCAAGAAATTCATACGACGCGACTTCCTGCTGGACGAGGCCAACGGCCTGCTGCCGGAGGACAAGCTAACGATCTTCTGTGAGGTTAGCGTCGTGGCGGACAGTGTTAACATCTCCGGACAATCCAATATTGTGCAGTTCAAAGTGCCCGAGTGCAAGCTCTCCGAGGATCTTGGCAATCTCTTTGACAATGAGAAATTCAGCGATGTGACGCTCTCAGTGGGCGGTCGAGAGTTTCAGGCGCACAAGGCCATACTGGCAG CGCGCAGCGATGTCTTTGCGGCCATGTTTGAGCATGAAATGGAGGAGCGTAAGCTGAATCGTGTCGCCATAACCGATGTGGATCATGAGGTTCTTAAAGAAATGCTGCGATTCATATACACGGGCAAGGCGCCCAATTTAGAAAAAATGGCTGATGATCTCCTAGCGGCTGCTGATAAG TATGCACTCGAAAAGCTGAAAGTGATGTGCGAGGAGGCGCTGTGCGTCAATCTCTCTGTTGAAACAGCAGCCGAAACATTAATATTAGCTGATCTCCATAGTGCGGATCAATTGAAAGCACAAACGATAGATTTCATAAATAC TCATGCCACCGATGTGATGGAAACCTCTGGATGGCAAAATATGATCACAACACATTCACATTTGATAGCAGAGGCATTTCGTGCACTCGCAACACAACAAATCCCACCAATTGGACCACCAAGGAAACGCGTGAAAATGAGCTGA
- the LOC4801650 gene encoding hepatoma-derived growth factor-related protein 3, which yields MGTRKKAPFTAGQFVFGKVRGFRAWPGRLINELGSAYNVYFYGTCDYAKVPKNKIFDFAKTCKRYGKVHDRNSKVCRSFQEAMSQIQKAVSQPSLDFGYFTMVAHLEQNCGESDSDSDSDSGTLDLSGAELKGKLVPFRHIVADSDTDTEMSSEPKKTPNSQ from the coding sequence atgGGAACTCGAAAGAAGGCTCCATTCACCGCTGGACAGTTCGTGTTCGGAAAAGTAAGAGGATTTCGCGCATGGCCAGGCCGACTTATTAATGAGCTTGGCAGTGCATACAATGTCTATTTCTACGGCACGTGCGACTATGCAAAGGTGCCAAAGAATAAAATTTTTGACTTTGCAAAGACTTGTAAGCGGTACGGAAAAGTGCACGATCGGAACTCCAAGGTCTGCCGATCGTTCCAAGAAGCAATGTCGCAAATACAGAAGGCTGTGTCCCAGCCCAGCTTGGATTTTGGCTACTTTACTATGGTGGCTCACCTAGAGCAAAACTGTGGAGAGtcggactccgactcggactcggactcgggtACTTTGGATTTGAGCGGCGCCGAACTTAAGGGGAAACTTGTACCCTTTCGTCACATAGTCGCCGACAGCGACACGGACACAGAAATGTCTTCAGAACCAAAGAAAACTCCAAATTCACAATAA
- the rdx gene encoding protein roadkill isoform X4, with protein MAVSRVPSPPLPEVNTPVAENWCYTQVKVVKFSYMWTINNFSFCREEMGEVLKSSTFSAGANDKLKWCLRVNPKGLDEESKDYLSLYLLLVSCNKSEVRAKFKFSILNAKREETKAMESQRAYRFVQGKDWGFKKFIRRDFLLDEANGLLPEDKLTIFCEVSVVADSVNISGQSNIVQFKVPECKLSEDLGNLFDNEKFSDVTLSVGGREFQAHKAILAARSDVFAAMFEHEMEERKLNRVAITDVDHEVLKEMLRFIYTGKAPNLEKMADDLLAAADKYALEKLKVMCEEALCVNLSVETAAETLILADLHSADQLKAQTIDFINTHATDVMETSGWQNMITTHSHLIAEAFRALATQQIPPIGPPRKRVKMS; from the exons ATGGCGGTCAGCCGTGTACCCTCGCCGCCCTTGCCGGAAGTTAATACGCCAGTCGCCGAGAACTGGTGTTATACGCAG GTTAAAGTGGTTAAATTTAGTTATATGTGGACCATAAATAACTTTAGTTTTTGTCGGGAAGAGATGGGTGAGGTACTCAAATCGTCCACATTCTCAGCCGGTGCTAATGACAAACTGAAATG GTGTTTACGGGTTAATCCAAAGGGCCTCGACGAGGAGAGCAAGGATTACTTATCATTATATTTACTATTAGTTTCGTGTAATAAATCAGAAGTCAGAGCCAAGTTCAAATTTTCCATACTGAACGCCAAGCGTGAGGAGACCAAAGCCATGGAATCCCAAAG AGCTTACCGTTTTGTGCAGGGCAAAGATTGGGGCTTCAAGAAATTCATACGACGCGACTTCCTGCTGGACGAGGCCAACGGCCTGCTGCCGGAGGACAAGCTAACGATCTTCTGTGAGGTTAGCGTCGTGGCGGACAGTGTTAACATCTCCGGACAATCCAATATTGTGCAGTTCAAAGTGCCCGAGTGCAAGCTCTCCGAGGATCTTGGCAATCTCTTTGACAATGAGAAATTCAGCGATGTGACGCTCTCAGTGGGCGGTCGAGAGTTTCAGGCGCACAAGGCCATACTGGCAG CGCGCAGCGATGTCTTTGCGGCCATGTTTGAGCATGAAATGGAGGAGCGTAAGCTGAATCGTGTCGCCATAACCGATGTGGATCATGAGGTTCTTAAAGAAATGCTGCGATTCATATACACGGGCAAGGCGCCCAATTTAGAAAAAATGGCTGATGATCTCCTAGCGGCTGCTGATAAG TATGCACTCGAAAAGCTGAAAGTGATGTGCGAGGAGGCGCTGTGCGTCAATCTCTCTGTTGAAACAGCAGCCGAAACATTAATATTAGCTGATCTCCATAGTGCGGATCAATTGAAAGCACAAACGATAGATTTCATAAATAC TCATGCCACCGATGTGATGGAAACCTCTGGATGGCAAAATATGATCACAACACATTCACATTTGATAGCAGAGGCATTTCGTGCACTCGCAACACAACAAATCCCACCAATTGGACCACCAAGGAAACGCGTGAAAATGAGCTGA
- the rdx gene encoding protein roadkill isoform X3: MALARLPVNECQASQTARVTSNLHASSSTMAVSRVPSPPLPEVNTPVAENWCYTQVKVVKFSYMWTINNFSFCREEMGEVLKSSTFSAGANDKLKWCLRVNPKGLDEESKDYLSLYLLLVSCNKSEVRAKFKFSILNAKREETKAMESQRAYRFVQGKDWGFKKFIRRDFLLDEANGLLPEDKLTIFCEVSVVADSVNISGQSNIVQFKVPECKLSEDLGNLFDNEKFSDVTLSVGGREFQAHKAILAARSDVFAAMFEHEMEERKLNRVAITDVDHEVLKEMLRFIYTGKAPNLEKMADDLLAAADKYALEKLKVMCEEALCVNLSVETAAETLILADLHSADQLKAQTIDFINTHATDVMETSGWQNMITTHSHLIAEAFRALATQQIPPIGPPRKRVKMS; this comes from the exons ATTGCCGGTGAACGAATGTCAGGCAAGCCAAACAGCTAGAGTAACCTCGAACCTGCACGCATCCAGTAGCACGATGGCGGTCAGCCGTGTACCCTCGCCGCCCTTGCCGGAAGTTAATACGCCAGTCGCCGAGAACTGGTGTTATACGCAG GTTAAAGTGGTTAAATTTAGTTATATGTGGACCATAAATAACTTTAGTTTTTGTCGGGAAGAGATGGGTGAGGTACTCAAATCGTCCACATTCTCAGCCGGTGCTAATGACAAACTGAAATG GTGTTTACGGGTTAATCCAAAGGGCCTCGACGAGGAGAGCAAGGATTACTTATCATTATATTTACTATTAGTTTCGTGTAATAAATCAGAAGTCAGAGCCAAGTTCAAATTTTCCATACTGAACGCCAAGCGTGAGGAGACCAAAGCCATGGAATCCCAAAG AGCTTACCGTTTTGTGCAGGGCAAAGATTGGGGCTTCAAGAAATTCATACGACGCGACTTCCTGCTGGACGAGGCCAACGGCCTGCTGCCGGAGGACAAGCTAACGATCTTCTGTGAGGTTAGCGTCGTGGCGGACAGTGTTAACATCTCCGGACAATCCAATATTGTGCAGTTCAAAGTGCCCGAGTGCAAGCTCTCCGAGGATCTTGGCAATCTCTTTGACAATGAGAAATTCAGCGATGTGACGCTCTCAGTGGGCGGTCGAGAGTTTCAGGCGCACAAGGCCATACTGGCAG CGCGCAGCGATGTCTTTGCGGCCATGTTTGAGCATGAAATGGAGGAGCGTAAGCTGAATCGTGTCGCCATAACCGATGTGGATCATGAGGTTCTTAAAGAAATGCTGCGATTCATATACACGGGCAAGGCGCCCAATTTAGAAAAAATGGCTGATGATCTCCTAGCGGCTGCTGATAAG TATGCACTCGAAAAGCTGAAAGTGATGTGCGAGGAGGCGCTGTGCGTCAATCTCTCTGTTGAAACAGCAGCCGAAACATTAATATTAGCTGATCTCCATAGTGCGGATCAATTGAAAGCACAAACGATAGATTTCATAAATAC TCATGCCACCGATGTGATGGAAACCTCTGGATGGCAAAATATGATCACAACACATTCACATTTGATAGCAGAGGCATTTCGTGCACTCGCAACACAACAAATCCCACCAATTGGACCACCAAGGAAACGCGTGAAAATGAGCTGA
- the LOC4801651 gene encoding uncharacterized protein: MESKTKSKSKSMPHVHAHATYVRPNKLQGNCVTCRNFHSTLSNAIKSCWTCCNINLTFYCIGQGTGIGTQSHPGIRWDTSPQPACICISD; the protein is encoded by the coding sequence ATGGAATCGAAgacgaagtcgaagtcgaagtccaTGCCCCATGTCCATGCCCATGCCACGTACGTGCGGCCAAACAAATTACAGGGAAATTGCGTCACCTGCAGGAATTTCCACTCAACATTGTCAAATGCCATCAAAAGTTGTTGGACATGTTGTAACATTAATTTGACATTTTACTGCATTGGACAGGGGACCGGGATCGGGACCCAATCGCATCCAGGAATCAGATGGGATACCAGTCCACAGCCtgcatgcatatgcatatctGACTAA
- the Orc2 gene encoding origin recognition complex subunit 2, which yields MSAKNHGDYRTPKKQKKPRKQKSIENLTNSEDDFAADLDTALVVQDDAGGSEEEQSHPVTRRSARKPSPTKKYQAYQQKSKDQHQGKEREHIVVNYVECTDEESNGEELEEVGDGEAELVARPIRPDLNLIQSEHNVAGTSLFGFNTPKKRDAMALAALNAMPRTPKTPKTPRLGVKTPDTKRKKPTEQPKTPSHVRSRVKNQIAKIVADSDEDFSGDESDFRPSGEGSSSSSSSSSSDENSSDNDAADDEPKTPCKTRRAIVVPVLPKTPSAARLRQSARAKKSNEFVPESEGYFHSHASSKILTSDHTLDRLKNPRLAADRLFSLLSEMKVSAEHETAINAIMEEYRSYFPKWMCILNEGFNILLYGLGSKRQLLQSFHHEVLARQTVLVVNGFFPSLTIKDMLDSITSEILDAGISPTNPHEAVDMIEEEFALIPETHLFLIVHNLDGAMLRNVKAQAILSRLARVPNIHLLASIDHINTPLLWDQGKLSNFNFSWWDCTTMLPYTDETAFENSLLVQNSGELALSSMRSVFCSLTTNSRGIYMLIVKYQLKNKGNAQYQGMPFKDLYSNCRESFLVSSDLALRAQLTEFLDHKLVKSKRSVDGSEQLNIPIDGDLLQQFLEEQEKK from the exons ATGAGTGCCAAAAATCATGGTGATTACAGAACACCCAAGAAGCAAAAGAAAccgagaaaacagaaatccATTGAGAATCTAACCAACTCGGAGGATGACTTTGCCGCCGACCTGGACACGGCGTTGGTGGTACAGGATGATGCAGGCGGATCCGAAGAGGAGCAGTCCCATCCAGTCACTCGACGCTCCGCGCGCAAGCCCAGTCCTACCAAAAAGTATCAGGCGTATCAGCAGAAGAGCAAGGACCAGCACCAGGGCAAAGAGCGCGAGCACATTGTTGTCAACTATGTGGAGTGCACCGATGAGGAGAGCAACGGGGAAGAGCTGGAGGAGGTTGGCGACGGCGAGGCGGAACTCGTGGCCAGGCCCATCAGGCCAGACCTGAACCTAATCCAGTCGGAGCACAATGTGGCCGGCACCAGTCTATTCGGGTTCAACACGCCCAAAAAGCGAGATGCCATGGCTTTGGCAGCTCTCAATGCCATGCCGCGTACACCCAAGACGCCAAAGACGCCTCGCTTGGGCGTCAAGACGCCCGACACCAAGCGAAAGAAGCCCACAGAGCAACCAAAGACGCCGTCCCATGTGCGCAGCCGTGTCAAGAATC AGATTGCCAAGATTGTGGCCGACTCCGATGAGGATTTCTCTGGAGACGAGAGTGACTTTCGGCCCAGCGGCGAGGGGTCTTCGTctagcagcagtagcagcagcagtgatGAGAACTCCTCGGACAACGATGCCGCCGACGATGAGCCCAAGACACCCTGCAAGACGCGCCGCGCGATCGTCGTGCCCGTCCTGCCCAAGACTCCTTCAGCGGCTCGTCTCCGCCAGTCGGCGCGGGCCAAAAAGTCGAATGAGTTTGTGCCAGAGAGCGAAGGCTACTTCCATTCGCATGCCAGCAGCAAGATTCTCACTTCGGACCACACCCTGGATCGACTAAAGAATCCCCGGCTGGCCGCTGATCGTCTGTTCAGCCTGCTCTCCGAAATGAAAGTGTCTGCGGAGCACGAGACTGCCATCAATGCCATCATGGAGGAGTATCGCTCGTACTTTCCCAAATGGATGTGCATTCTAAACGAGGGATTCAACATCCTGCTTTACGGGCTCGGCTCcaagcggcagctgctgcagtcCTTCCACCACGAGGTCCTTGCCCGCCAGACGGTTCTGGTGGTAAATGGCTTCTTTCCCAGTCTCACGATCAAGGACATGTTGGACAGCATCACCAGTGAAATACTGGACGCCGGCATCAGCCCGACAAATCCGCACGAAGCTGTGGACATGATCGAGGAGGAGTTCGCCCTGATACCGGAGACGCATCTCTTTCTGATCGTGCACAACCTGGACGGTGCGATGTTACGGAATGTGAAGGCTCAGGCCATACTGTCGCGGCTGGCGCGTGTGCCCAACATCCATCTGCTGGCTTCCATCGACCACATCAACACACCACTGC TGTGGGACCAGGGCAAGCTGAGCAACTTTAATTTCTCCTGGTGGGACTGCACCACCATGTTGCCCTACACGGACGAGACGGCCTTCGAGAACTCCCTGCTGGTGCAGAATTCTGGCGAGCTGGCTCTGTCCTCGATGCGCAGTGTCTTCTGTTCGCTGACGACCAACTCGCGCGGCATTTACATGCTGATTGTCAAGTACCAGCTGAAGAACAAGGGCAATGCCCAGTACCAGGGTATGCCCTTCAAGGATCTATACTCAAACTGCCGCGAGTCCTTTTTGGTTAGCTCGGATCTGGCATTGCGCGCCCAGCTCACGGAGTTCCTGGACCACAAGCTGGTCAAGTCGAAGCGCAGTGTCGATGGCTCGGAGCAGCTAAACATTCCCATTGATGGGGACCTCCTGCAACAGTTCCTGGAGGAACAGGAGAAGAAATAG
- the Ipp gene encoding inositol polyphosphate 1-phosphatase: MGSEDKANLLRVLINCAEKAANIARTCRANEQLLSLLVQEKSEGEANERFEHDFKTLADVLIQETIKHEVGAVFPEMKAAILGEESPNFTNKLGESVTVAVGACEADTTACLEAVLSGHESAASALADEVHRVVNFESGTLGDIPELPEELDYANLGIWIDPIDATAEYISGDTMFTNFPGITSTGLDCVTVLIGVYERDTGIPVIGVVAQPFGNKLDEHVYSSSMFWGICLPSLQAHNCNFEARDEHRQLAIFSSSEQSDILQRFLDLGYEFAFSAGAGHKALKVITREVEVYLLSKGSTFKWDTCAPQAILRALGGDVFDYGASVAELKTVPLKYLMQDSGSDWKRNATGIIAVRNVDAMEVLLAKLAEQ, from the exons ATGGGCTCGGAGGACAAGGCGAACCTGCTGCGGGTGCTGATTAACTGTGCGGAGAAGGCGGCGAATATAGCCAGGACATGTCGAGCCAATGAACAGCTGCTGTCCCTGCTCGTCCAAGAAAAGAGCGAAGGAGAGGCCAACGAGCGGTTCGAGCACGATTTTAAAACGCTGGCCGATGTGCTCATCCAGGAGACCATCAAGCACGAGGTGGGCGCGGTCTTTCCAGAGATGAAGGCCGCCATACTCGGCGAAGAATCACCAAACTTTACGAACAAGCTGGGGGAGAGTGTCACAGTGGCTGTGGGGGCCTGTGAAGCGGACACCACCGCTTGCCTGGAGGCGGTACTCAGTGGACATGAAAGTGCAGCAAGCGCACTGGCGGACGAAGTGCATCGCGTAGTCAACTTTGAGAGTGGCACATTGGGCGACATTCCGGAGCTGCCCGAGGAGTTGGATTATGCCAATCTGGGCATATGGATCGATCCAATTG ACGCCACCGCAGAGTACATCTCGGGCGATACGATGTTCACCAACTTTCCCGGCATCACCTCCACCGGCCTGGACTGCGTGACCGTTCTGATCGGCGTCTATGAACGTGACACCGGAATTCCCGTGATCGGAGTCGTGGCCCAGCCCTTTGGAAATAAGCTGGACGAGCACGTGTACAGCTCCTCGATGTTTTGGGGCATCTGCCTGCCCAGCCTGCAGGCCCACAACTGTAACTTTGAGGCGCGGGACGAGCATCGGCAGCTTGCCATCTTCTCCAGCTCTGAGCAGTCGGATATACTACAGCGATTCCTTGACCTGGGCTACGAGTTCGCATTCTCGGCAGGCGCTGGACACAAGGCCCTGAAAGTCATCACCCGTGAGGTGGAAGTGTATCTCCTCAGCAAGGGATCCACCTTCAAGTGGGACACCTGTGCGCCGCAAGCGATTCTACGCGCTCTGGGCGGTGATGTCTTCGACTATGGTGCGAGCGTGGCGGAGCTGAAGACAGTGCCCCTAAAGTACCTGATGCAGGATTCAGGATCCGATTGGAAGCGAAATGCTACTGGCATTATCGCCGTGCGCAACGTTGATGCGATGGAGGTGCTCCTCGCCAAGCTGGCTGAGCAATGa
- the LOC117183258 gene encoding uncharacterized protein — MAKGGRRTDPGLRVGEEQLFWSSGAMETPTRQDRVNGNGACSTSACCSRARSTLGRISTEYSELGAGSSYSTRRRDASPGWQQVSGTGWQLGLRVLEGLIKTGQSRSLAKDVPCIPPSYDRQPERTAAGVQQEYPCPGEAPSLFNCVLQRCLLVSWANSLKPRNIAVHAMKRLFFWTDVGSHYAIIPSRPSRWQ; from the coding sequence ATGGCAAAAGGAGGAAGAAGAACAGACCCTGGACTGAGGGTAGGGGAAGAACAGCTGTTCTGGTCGTCTGGTGCGATGGAAACACCGACAAGACAAGATCGcgtgaatgggaatggggccTGTTCCACCTCTGCCTGCTGTTCTCGCGCCAGGAGCACATTGGGCCGCATCTCGACCGAGTACAGCGAGCTGGGAGCCGGGAGCTCATATTCGACCAGGAGACGAGACGCCTCTCCTGGATGGCAACAAGTGTCAGGTACTGGTTGGCAGCTAGGACTACGTGTGCTGGAGGGACTGATCAAGACgggccagagccggagcctcGCCAAGGACGTGCCCTGCATCCCCCCCAGCTACGACAGACAGCCCGAACGTACCGCTGCCGGTGTCCAGCAAGAATATCCGTGCCCAGGTGAAGCTCCCTCCCTATTCAACTGTGTTCTACAACGTTGCCTCTTAGTTTCCTGGGCGAACTCGCTGAAGCCTCGCAACATTGCCGTGCATGCCATGAAGCGCCTGTTCTTCTGGACAGATGTCGGCAGTCATTATGCCATCATTCCGAGTCGCCCGAGTCGATGGCAATGA